The following is a genomic window from Calliphora vicina chromosome 5, idCalVici1.1, whole genome shotgun sequence.
ttttcaatcacttaggaccatatacgcttaattttatatttctaggtccattatattatagaaaattcaaaaagtaccattagaatatagaaaaagtaccaaaaagcacccacttgtagttgcccacccactcgggtccgtataaccgttatttaggccctaattttgtaaatcacgtcaccaaagtgatgtttatgtgcaaagcaaaaacaacatttcacacattttaaaaatttgtttttgttttgtgtacacaattttcaaattatgaaaggcaaatcaacgcctgaatttttgtgcgtttgtttggttcacaatttgtacataaaacaaaaacaaatttttgaaatgtgtgctttgcacataaatatcactttggtgacgtgatttacaaaattagggccttaatgtttctaggttcattggtgaagaaattacaaaaagtacaatttgaataaagaataagtaccaaaaagcctccccctagacttctcactcacttaggaccatatatgtttaatttcgtgtttctaagtccattgttatagaaaattcaaaaaagtaccattataatatagaaaaagtactaaaaagtatacacttgtggttttccagtcactcgggttcatataagctttatttcatgattctaggttcattggtgaagaaattacaaaaagtaccattcgaataaagaaaaagtaccaaaaagtcgccccctagaattctaactcacttaggaccatgtatgctcaatttcatgttttaaagtccattgctatagaaaattaaaaaaagtatcattagaataaacaaaaagtaccatgaagtatccgcttgaattttcaatcacttaggaccatatacgcttaatttcatatttctaggtccattatattatagaaaattcaaaaagtactattagaataaacaaaaagtaccaaaaagtttccccctagaattctcactcacttaggaccatatatgcttaatttcatgtctctaagtccattgttaaagaaaattcaaaaaagtaccattagaatatagaaaaagtaccaaaaagcccacacctgtggtttcccactcactcggttccatataagctttatttcatgtttctaggttcattggtgaagaaattacaaaaagtaccaatcgaataaagaaaaagtaccaaaaagtctccccctagaattatcacttacttaggaccatatatgcttattttcatgtttctaagtccatagttatagaaaattcaaaaagtaccattagaataaagaaaaagtaccaaaaagtctccccctagaattctcactcacttatgaccatatatgcttaattttacgttcctaagtccatagttatagaaaattcaaaaaagtaccattagaatatagaaaaagtaccaaaaaacccacacttgtggtttcccactcactcggtttatatataagctttatttcatgtttctaggttcattggtgaagaaattacaaaaagtaccattccaataaagaaaaagtaccaaaaagtctccccctagaattctcactcacttaggaccatatatgtttaattttatgtttctaagtccattattatagaaatttcaaaaaagtaccattagaagaacaaaaaagtacctatagtacagttcacacattttggtacctaaatattatcccctattcctaacactaacttcactcaaatacatatcagctaactttaatgtcgataactgaaataatttaaaatgttaaaaagtaccattaggagaaaagtaccaatttcccttttcttacttgaacacccctcaagtttgaaatttaaaaatatccattttgccaaaattgtttatgctacaggcatgtatcaaaatattaaaatctgtgttaatgtgcccaagaataaatatgttttaaaaaaagtaccaaactgtttacccggatttggcccaatatacaccttggcactcgagttccaaataacaccctgttagttaatttttgtatgaatccaggaaccaacgttaaaaaaattatcaaaattggcttaataatttcaaatataatgtattttcccgattttatcccctttttggtaccttttttatccccattgaggtaatacaatttcattcaaataaatttctgtaacgtggtgggagctcataataaaatattcgtatgtctatttatagaaaaacatatcaaattatagaaaaacaaattttatgaaaaagtaccaaaaataaacacaatttttatcccttaaaggttcgaatttccaaaaagtaccaaacttatattttttattttttgttaattaaagaatacgatttaaaatttgtttctatgtttattggtttaaaagatacatagggtgcaaaaaaagtaccaaaatacagtttttacccgttttctcccctaaaagtttcgaatttccaaaaagtacgaaacacctgtcagcttattttttaaatggagtaacatgctattttaagtttttttgtatctttattagttttgaagatataaggttaccgaatttacccgtttttacccttttttaccccctaaacgttcgaatttccaaaaatcccttcttatcggatcgttttggggagggaggaacccacagttaaaatttcgtgattctagcttcagccgtttgggctgtgcgatgatgaatcagtcagtcagtcagtcagtcagtcagtcagtaacgttactcttttatatatatagataacaaatttgtcaacttatttttactaattttttttaattttattaataatgttacgtttttaccttttaaaaacggtggaatatttcatttaaataaaccagagtattttaattgcaaataaaattgtttaaaattgcacaactctttatttatttaaattaacacaacaatttaaattgtcactctcttttaatacatacactttataatttacaagaatacactggtaatacagttcaGCAAATTgtacacagtgccatcttctagtagtttcatgaattatctaacggaaaaactctggatcgttatagatagtgaagtcgatatagccatgtctgtctgtatgttgaaatcaactttccgtagcgcccaaataactttaaaatcgacaaaaccGGCCCATAATAaggaaaaaccgggacaacctcgattttatctctatttttgatctatatctggattactaagtcattaatatagacaatatggatatctaatgatagatatttcaaagtccacctcaacgatgtatataaggctataataagttggacctacaatgggtcaaaatcgggaaaaatattttttaacccgaatttttttttaaaaaaaaaattttttatattaaattctttttccaaataaattttttgttaaaaaaaattaaaaaacaatttggaaaaaaatttttttaataaaaatttttaaaaacaattaaaaaatatttaattttgtttaaataaaaaaaaaatatttaaaaaaaaagtttcaagtataatttggtgaagggtatactataagattcggcacagtcgaatatatagctctcttacttgttacaaattaaatttgtttattgaaattagTTTAAGGGACTgcaaagtttttatttgaaaattcctttatgcattaaacacattcaagacagcaggctacacgactacacgaacacaaattctgctggttacagttgtagtcgtgtggcagctactgaattattttaaagacgacagctacaaagtaaacagctgatttataattcagtggtgccactttaataaaaaataatcgtacaaaattccaaagtaattaagattgaaacaattattttgagtaaaaacatatatatatggttataattaattatgtacctgttattaatttatttcaatatggttatcagaaacttctcttaattaagtaaaaaaatatatttttttaagcactaatttgatttacatttgtttattatattagcaacactatttctgttttgtagctgacaaaaatagaaattagcctaattcggctacatcgccatgagtagtcgtgtggccgtgtagctgtgctgtcgttaaaataatcgtctccatataaacgtgtgcattttatttttgacagattgaagttggtagcctgctgtcttgaatgtgtttaatgcattaattttcaaattgtttcttcaattcatttatttttgtcaaaaattcatCCCTTTGAGCTCTTCTCTGTGCCAAACTTTCCTTCGGCACCATTTCTTCACATTGTTGCGACAATTTGTCCAAAGTTGCACCTTCTTTCATTTTCGGGATAGGTTCATAGGTCTCGCTAACCTTAAAGATTTCCTGGCCAAAACGTTGCACATAGTCGGCAATACCATCGGCATTTAAATGGGCCGTCTCTAGGGGACCCAAGAAGGCGTAACGTAAACCCAAACCCTCAGTCATGACCGTATCCACATCGGCAGCAGTTAGTATATCATTCTCGATTAAATGCCACACTTCATTCAGGATGGCATATTGTATGCGATTGGTGGCAAAACCCAAGACTTCACGTGTTAAAGTAAcgggtttttgtttaatttccagCATTAAATTTTTCGTAAATTCTACGGCTGCTTTAGACGTCCAGGGTGCAGGAACAATCTCCACTAAAGGTATGTAGTAGGGTGGGTTTAAGGGATGTGATACTAAAATCTATTAGCCGGGAGAAGAAAcaaacaaagcaaaaaaaaagaacagaaaAAGGAAAACATATTGAATTTCAAAACCATATTGAGCAAGAGCATGCATGCAGAATGTGCATGCATGTGTTTGTCCTTACATTTTCTTTGTGCTTTAAATCTTGACTAAACAACGATGGCATAAAAGTACTCGTCGAACTGGAAATAATTGTTTTTGCTTCGACTATATCATCCAATTGTTGGTACAATGACTTCTTCCATTCAATACGTTCGGGTATGCACTCTTGTATGAATATGGCATTTTTAACCAACTCTTTAATGTCGGTGGTGGTTTGAATGCACTTAAATTGTTCGCCAGCATTTAACTCACCTCTTAGAAGATTTTCTTCCTGCAAACGTTTCAAttctttttcaatatattcCAAAGCGGATGTTAGCTGGTGTGGCAAAATATCATATAACATGACCTGATAGCCTACGGAGGCAAATAACATAGACCAGGCACGTCCTATAAGACCGCTGGTGAAACATAAGAAGATTTGaaacatttaagaaaatgttattttaatttcagttttttaaactTTGCACTAACCTGCCAACAATACCAATTTTCtctaatttcattttgattttttaaaacttttcttaaTGACTGCCACTAATTGAATGATATTTCGCAAACGATTTAATGTTTAAAGAGTTTTAATCACATTTAAGTTGACTTGAAAAATTATCATACATTTTAATAGCGTTCACTATTTGTTTTATGGCAAACATATGAGTTTTTTGTCACGTATGTAACATTCACAAATCACAGCCATTGTTCTTTAGATCAGATATAGTCATTAAAGCCGTCATTGAAGATCGTgtgttttagaaaaaactatggaaaaatgtttgaatgaaaaaaaaaatcaggttataatctattttgacccattgtcggtCCGAATTTCTATGGCGATATATaccgttggaaaggtctttgaaatgtctgtCCATATTGACTatgttaatgatttagtaatccagatataggtagtggtagttttttgcttctatctcagacatttgttggccgattttcccgaatttaaatag
Proteins encoded in this region:
- the LOC135960094 gene encoding lambda-crystallin-like — protein: MKLEKIGIVGSGLIGRAWSMLFASVGYQVMLYDILPHQLTSALEYIEKELKRLQEENLLRGELNAGEQFKCIQTTTDIKELVKNAIFIQECIPERIEWKKSLYQQLDDIVEAKTIISSSTSTFMPSLFSQDLKHKENILVSHPLNPPYYIPLVEIVPAPWTSKAAVEFTKNLMLEIKQKPVTLTREVLGFATNRIQYAILNEVWHLIENDILTAADVDTVMTEGLGLRYAFLGPLETAHLNADGIADYVQRFGQEIFKVSETYEPIPKMKEGATLDKLSQQCEEMVPKESLAQRRAQRDEFLTKINELKKQFEN